In Naumovozyma dairenensis CBS 421 chromosome 2, complete genome, the following are encoded in one genomic region:
- the TOF2 gene encoding Tof2p (similar to Saccharomyces cerevisiae NET1 (YJL076W) and TOF2 (YKR010C); ancestral locus Anc_1.294) translates to MYKLQVVLIPPSAKDAFIQMNVPTNPNESSQTIHNRSNVLPNTMMNGVETSMQFINPNMTNTSMIRPNFIGQSKIKKFLHFTKPSNSLFDLSEEILSKCEKMYPSVANEVEILSLQDISGCDLDPDFIVKDIFNIENTVRVILKNELNTDDQASTSLYRNYKRRKLNDGVSQQTNHLPLGNNIQSHSNGTLNIGKKRSATSSGIRPSINGTSALRISTPLARQIYPPSGMTKISNNSDDENDDFSERSFLPPPNQPQSPPIRISSGMDTTKKIKSTVIEEDTVSRSEMVDPDKSKQQRILSGTPGRSTMTPNRVTLTGQRVLSENYGNSNGNGLIFSGSKQTAMKRQEQPPVSSPRITSGMLTIPEPKISEVEKELHEGPSSPASILPAKSDRIPMKKPYSERNSDMATDLNEDYEEELEENHAYNTKPNKLFDNLISKETTVKATSPPQRKTSLQTKVNNKATRISSQQYQEEDLKRISSFPDDDEDEEQEKKEIPEDQHKISAIGQPNATFDNTEAIQDIEIDNEDEASELIDNTSEKADGDFSPNEKTELLKMIDNFIPEPSSSAKKLEQHDKKIKEQPGRKSPTLKDVIKESQTSSVQVDKLKPKNISGEKDVKKQDSISSIGTTLNAAEIKMNSKKRVNEESKENAIVKKPLTKSVSGSSSINTQPKKSKVEMEPIPVAKGNKMKTLEFSTDEESTDDENDTTPKKKIENTTAVGKFKFKKQEEELPISRSHKDIKLASPQETEKKPTQSVTSTKKIIENKAIVDKKTSSGSDSDPTSSASSSDESESSSSSSEDENDRNVTLSKPGKNPFAGKSLTALLDHKLTATTKSNKPSPRENLSQTKPRTFAGKLKDYQTPEVIESDEEDSSASSSSSSSSSSEDESMEESKDSKASSSEPKTTASSSTRSSPSKESSSTIATKTDLKKEVVKQSSSSTTIKTDDRKELAEQSSSIIATKGDNKKEAVKDTNTKVPELANTKLQDSLNEYSDDDLRLAMEVITAQPKEEKEENKLSTREKAELKKQEREANKLKRAQELEAKKKAKEEQMLKRKEETERKKKLKEEEILKKKAEAERKKKLREEEALKKKVELAAKKQAKLDETKRNSEEKELKMKLEAESKKRKEAEEKKKQEEEKLKEATKEQESRKEKKEVELSKTNQGSDKPVREGGVETRTQLELRKAESDSDSSSDTSASSDDESSSDEETSSSSNKSAHSRRLIVDTPKEALAKKSTPKESTVQHEHSNSMRSGITSSTQISSAQGSFNKSTTITSTQPTQPAVKASSPVQKLPPSLRPSLNSLSDLVSRGIPDVKESALSGKKSNLSKSTTPNNDERNDSSSSDDSSSDSDSSSTSSSDSDSDSDSSSDEETGSFISAKSANVALTKTNKKVRGGFASLIKDSKRR, encoded by the coding sequence ATGTATAAACTGCAAGTGGTTTTAATACCACCGAGTGCCAAAGATGCATTTATACAAATGAACGTTCCAACTAACCCAAATGAATCATCTCAAACCATACACAATAGATCTAATGTGTTACCAAATACAATGATGAACGGTGTTGAAACATCGATGCAGTTTATAAATCCAAATATGACAAATACATCAATGATACGTCCAAATTTCATAGGTCAATccaaaataaagaaatttttacATTTCACGAAACCatctaattcattatttgatcTATCAGAAGAAATCTTAAGTAAATGCGAAAAAATGTATCCCTCTGTGGCTAACGAAGTAGAAATCTTGAGTCTACAAGACATTAGCGGTTGTGATCTTGACCCAGATTTTATAGTGAAAGATATCTTCAACATTGAAAACACTGTTCGTGTGATTCTCAAAAATGAGTTAAATACAGATGATCAAGCCAGTACTTCCTTATATAGAAattataaaagaagaaaacttAATGATGGTGTTTCTCAACAGACTAACCACCTTCCACTCGGTAACAATATTCAATCTCATTCTAATGGTACACTGAACATCGGGAAAAAGCGTTCAGCAACGTCTTCTGGAATCAGACCTTCAATTAATGGTACATCAGCTTTAAGAATATCAACGCCTTTGGCCCGTCAAATATATCCACCTTCTGGAATGACTAAGATCTCAAATAATTCAGATGATGAGAATGATGATTTCAGTGAAAGGTCGTTTTTACCTCCACCAAATCAACCTCAATCACCACCTATCCGCATTAGTTCTGGTATGGATACTACTAAAAAGATCAAATCCACCGTTATAGAAGAAGATACTGTCTCTAGATCCGAAATGGTCGATCCAgataaatcaaaacaacaaagaaTTTTATCTGGTACCCCAGGACGTTCTACCATGACTCCAAATAGAGTTACATTAACAGGACAAAGAGTTCTATCTGAAAATTATGGGAATTCGAATGGGAATGGACTAATTTTCTCTGGATCCAAACAAACCGCTATGAAAAGACAAGAACAACCCCCAGTCTCCTCGCCAAGAATAACTTCAGGAATGTTAACAATTCCAGAACCAAAAATTTCAGAAGTGGAGAAAGAATTACATGAAGGTCCATCCAGTCCTGCTTCTATCTTACCTGCAAAATCCGATAGAATTCCAATGAAGAAACCATATTCTGAACGAAATTCCGATATGGCTACTGATTTGAATGAAGattatgaagaagaacTTGAAGAGAACCACGCCTACAACACTAAAcctaataaattatttgataatttaatcTCTAAAGAAACAACTGTCAAAGCTACATCTCCGCCACAAAGGAAAACTTCATTGCAAACAAAAGTCAATAATAAGGCAACACGTATTTCGTCTCAACAgtatcaagaagaagactTGAAAAGGATAAGTAGCTTTCCtgatgatgacgaagatgaagaacaagaaaagaaggagATCCCAGAAGATCAACATAAGATTTCTGCTATTGGTCAACCTAATGCAACCTTTGATAATACAGAAGCAATCcaagatattgaaatagATAATGAGGATGAGGCATCTGAACTAATTGATAACACCTCTGAGAAAGCCGACGGAGACTTCAGCCCTAATGAAAAGAcagaattattgaaaatgattgaTAACTTTATACCCGAACCATCTTCATCGGCAAAGAAATTGGAGCAACATGAcaagaaaatcaaagaacAACCTGGTAGAAAATCTCCAACCTTGAAAGACGTTATTAAGGAATCTCAAACGTCTTCTGTACAagttgataaattaaaaccGAAAAATATCTCCGGAGAGAAGGATGTGAAGAAACAGGATAGTATTTCATCCATAGGAACCACCCTAAATGCAGCcgaaataaaaatgaattcgAAAAAAAGAGTTAATGAAGAATCGAAAGAGAATGCTATTGTAAAGAAACCTTTAACTAAAAGTGTATCtggttcttcttcaataaatacCCAACCTAAAAAATCGAAAGTTGAAATGGAACCAATTCCAGTTGCAAAAGGtaacaaaatgaaaacttTAGAATTTTCAACTGACGAAGAATCTACTGACGATGAAAACGATACTActccaaagaaaaagatagAGAACACAACTGCTGTtggaaaattcaaatttaagaaacaagaagaagaacttCCAATTTCCAGATCTCACAAAGATATTAAACTTGCGTCACCTCaagaaacagaaaaaaaGCCTACCCAATCTGTAACATCTACTAAGaagattattgaaaataaggCAATTGTTGATAAAAAAACATCTTCTGGTTCAGATTCAGATCCAACCTCCTCAGCTTCTTCCTCTGATGAAAGCgaatcttcttcctcttcttcagaGGATGAGAATGATAGAAACGTCACTCTTTCTAAACCAGGTAAGAATCCATTTGCTGGAAAGTCCTTAACTGCATTACTTGATCATAAATTAACTGCTACCACTAAATCTAACAAGCCTTCCCCACGTGAAAATCTTTCCCAAACCAAACCAAGAACGTTTGCAGGTAAGCTAAAAGATTACCAAACACCTGAAGTAATTGAGAgcgatgaagaagatagTTCAGCctcttcttcgtcttcttcttcttcctcttccgAAGATGAAAGTATGGAAGAATCAAAAGACTCTAAAGCTTCTAGTTCTGAACCCAAAACTACTGCATCGTCAAGTACACGATCTTCACCATCAAAGGAATCAAGCTCAACTATCGCGACCAAGACCGACCTTAAAAAAGAAGTTGTAAAGCAATCATCTTCAAGTACAACCATCAAAACAGATGATAGGAAAGAACTGGCAGAACAATCAAGCTCGATTATCGCCACTAAGGGAGATAACAAGAAAGAAGCAGTAAAGGATACCAATACAAAAGTTCCTGAACTTGCAAATACTAAACTTCAGGATTCATTGAACGAATatagtgatgatgatttacGATTAGCTATGGAAGTGATTACAGCCCAAcctaaagaagaaaaagaagaaaataaattatctaCTCGAGAAAAAGCTGAATTAAAAAAGCAAGAAAGGGAGGCAAATAAGTTGAAAAGAGCACAAGAGTTAGAAGCGAAGAAGAAGGCGAAGGAAGAGCAAAtgttgaaaagaaaagaggAGACcgaaagaaagaagaagctgaaagaagaggaaatcttaaagaagaaagctGAAGctgaaagaaagaagaaacttaGAGAGGAGGAGgctttgaaaaagaaagttgAACTTGCAGCTAAAAAGCAAGcaaaattagatgaaacAAAGAGAAACagtgaagaaaaagaattgaagatgaaattggAAGCAGAATCGAAAAAGAGGAAAGAAGCtgaagagaagaagaaacaagaagaagagaaactAAAAGAAGCTACTAAAGAACAAGAATccagaaaagaaaagaaggagGTAGAGCTTTCGAAAACGAACCAAGGATCAGATAAACCGGTGCGTGAAGGCGGAGTAGAAACACGTACTCAGTTGGAGCTGCGAAAAGCTGAATCGGACTCTGATTCAAGTTCAGATACATCAGCTTCgtctgatgatgaaagcTCTTCCGATGAAGAAACTTCCTCATCTAGTAACAAATCTGCTCATTCCAGGAGACTGATTGTTGATACTCCAAAAGAGGCTCTTGCAAAAAAATCAACCCCAAAGGAATCAACTGTACAACATGAACATTCAAATTCTATGAGGTCTGGAATTACTTCTTCTACCCAAATATCAAGTGCACAGGgttctttcaataaatcaacaaCTATCACTTCTACTCAACCCACTCAACCAGCAGTAAAAGCGTCAAGCCCTGTTCAAAAACTACCTCCTTCTCTAAGACCATCcttaaattcattatctgaTTTGGTATCAAGAGGTATCCCAGACGTGAAAGAATCGGCCCTATCAGGCAAGAAGAGTAATTTAAGTAAATCCACCACCCCAAACAACGatgaaagaaatgattcctcatcatcagaCGATAGCTCATCAGATTCGGACTCAAGTTCAACTTCTAGCTCAGATTCGGACTCAGATTctgattcatcatcagacGAAGAGACAGGAAGCTTTATTAGTGCTAAATCTGCCAATGTTGCATTGACAAAAACGAATAAGAAAGTTCGTGGAGGGTTTGCATCTTTAATCAAGGATTCCAAAAGAAGATAG
- the NDAI0B04930 gene encoding uncharacterized protein (similar to Saccharomyces cerevisiae YBR287W; ancestral locus Anc_1.296), whose protein sequence is MDGTATETFTLYHIAYLVFQSVLQVVIIALAGFWSAHSGLLTKQAQKVISAINIDLFTPCLIFSKLAKSLSMARIMEISIIPLFFALTTAISYISGKIMATVLELDRDETNFVLANSIFGNSNSLPVSLTLSLAYTLPNLVWDQIPNDTRDNVASRGILYLLIFQQLGQMLRWSWGYNKLMKWSGENMHHMPQTQVNAHLEAVAASQENSRETSVNPDPVDTDLEDTQPGPQEAFRKTINKLTDLFTVIRSYLNPPLYSMLISIGVAAITPLQNELFYNNGFLNNTFGEAVIQLGSVSIPMILIVLGSNLYPSSETFPKTHNHKKLLIGSIVGRMILPSCFLLPIITCAVKYINVSILDDPIFLIVGFLLTVSPPAIQLTQITQLNEFFEAEMADILFWSYVVLSLPVSIIVVSASIWVLQWANPPSLPL, encoded by the coding sequence atgGACGGTACTGCAACAGAAACTTTCACACTATACCACATCGCATATCTAGTTTTCCAATCAGTGTTACAAGTTGTGATAATAGCTTTAGCGGGGTTTTGGAGTGCACATTCAGGTTTGTTGACTAAGCAAGCACAAAAGGTAATTTCAGCTATTAATATCGACCTTTTTACACCATGTTTGATTTTTAGTAAGTTAGCAAAATCATTGTCTATGGCGAGGATAATGGAAATCTCCATAATACCATTGTTTTTCGCATTGACTACTGCTATTTCTTACATTTCTGGTAAAATTATGGCTACAGTGTTAGAGTTGGATCGTGATGAAACAAATTTCGTTTTAGCAAATTCGATATTCGGTAACAGTAACTCTTTACCAGTATCTTTAACCTTATCTTTGGCATATACATTACCTAATTTGGTTTGGGATCAAATCCCTAATGATACAAGGGATAATGTGGCTTCAAGGGGTATATTATACCTTCTAATATTTCAGCAATTGGGTCAGATGTTAAGATGGAGTTGGGGTTATAATAAACTAATGAAATGGTCAGGTGAAAACATGCACCATATGCCGCAAACTCAAGTCAATGCACATTTAGAAGCTGTTGCTGCATCACAAGAAAACTCAAGAGAAACCTCCGTAAATCCTGATCCAGTAGACACTGATTTAGAGGATACTCAACCTGGTCCACAAGAAGCCTTTAGAAAGactattaataaattgacTGATTTATTTACAGTTATTCGTTCATATTTAAATCCACCATTATATTCCATGTTGATTTCAATCGGTGTTGCAGCTATTACGCCGCTTCAAAATGAACTATTTTACAATAATGGTTTTTTAAATAACACTTTTGGTGAAGCTGTCATCCAATTAGGTTCAGTTTCCATCCCTATGATTCTAATTGTGTTAGGTTCTAACTTATACCCATCAAGTGAAACATTCCCCAAGACGCACAATCATAAGAAGTTATTAATTGGTTCAATCGTAGGCCGTATGATTTTACCATCATGTTTTCTTCTCCCAATCATTACATGTGCAGTTAAGTATATCAACGTCAGTATATTAGATGATCCtatttttctaattgttgGTTTCTTATTGACGGTTAGTCCACCAGCTATTCAATTAACACAAATTActcaattaaatgaattttttgaGGCTGAAATGGCTGATATTTTATTCTGGAGTTACGTAGTTTTGAGTTTACCTGTTAGTATCATTGTCGTTTCTGCTTCTATTTGGGTTTTACAATGGGCAAATCCCCCATCCCTCCCACTATGA
- the FPT1 gene encoding chromatin-associated RNAPIII regulator FPT1 (similar to Saccharomyces cerevisiae YKR011C; ancestral locus Anc_1.293), giving the protein MTSSETIYLYGGKDHPKVRLVCQNQFKRVSDLIDYLHSIQDTYYVQFTSSETITENLKLTCSMEGLRFPFFVLEYNEVCNSFYLWKSDGNFDIMKIISYIYENHCNTYSKDKPQHNNWEDYFRNDKRFMNHMKKDMLEESLNELNINWDDVDLDEFWSHLNTNLKSHMDMEPEASYKSFISISVLKAHIVRNKKNIEQVLKDYEKKCRRTISHVVSEDESHSSKINDSETSEIFEQKTSTTRESSPHAMNASGSLLAPPTKSDAYTYNVLRTIPKPSVPATEQLISNFNSHFKWVTDDYELFDLQTKAGIPRRVKFKTGKVSKVQQEKKSAKNTLNIK; this is encoded by the coding sequence atgacTTCATCTGAGacaatttatttatatggCGGTAAAGACCATCCAAAAGTGAGACTAGTTTGtcaaaatcaatttaaaAGAGTTAGTGATTTGATAGATTATTTACATTCTATTCAAGACACATACTACGTTCAATTTACTTCATCGGAGACTATTACagagaatttgaaattgacaTGTTCAATGGAAGGCTTACGATTCccattttttgttttggaATATAACGAGGTTTGCAACTCTTTTTACTTATGGAAATCAGATGGAAATTTCGATATTATGAAGATTATTTCTTACATTTATGAAAATCATTGTAATACTTATAGCAAGGATAAGCCTCAGCATAATAATTGGGAAGATTACTTCCGTAATGACAAAAGATTTATGAATCATATGAAGAAAGACATGTTAGAAgaatcattgaatgaattgaaCATTAATTGGGACGACGTCGACTTAGATGAGTTCTGGAGCCACTTAAATACTAATTTGAAGAGCCATATGGACATGGAACCAGAAGCATCGTATAAAAGTTTTATTTCTATCTCAGTATTGAAGGCCCATATTGTCAGgaataaaaagaatatagagcaagttttgaaagattatgAGAAGAAATGCAGACGAACCATAAGTCATGTCGTatctgaagatgaaagtCATTCATCAAAGATAAATGACTCAGAAACTAGTGAAATTTTCGAACAAAAAACTTCGACAACGAGGGAATCTTCTCCACATGCAATGAACGCCTCGGGTTCGCTATTAGCCCCTCCAACAAAATCCGATGCATACACCTATAACGTATTGAGAACGATACCGAAGCCTTCTGTCCCTGCTACAGAGCAGTTAATTAGCAACTTCAACAGTCATTTTAAATGGGTAACAGATGAttatgaattatttgatctACAAACAAAAGCTGGGATTCCAAGGCGAGTTAAATTTAAGACTGGGAAAGTATCTAAAGTccaacaagaaaagaagagtGCAAAGAATACCttaaatattaaataa